In Rhodamnia argentea isolate NSW1041297 chromosome 11, ASM2092103v1, whole genome shotgun sequence, one genomic interval encodes:
- the LOC125312800 gene encoding probable disease resistance protein At5g66900, protein MPIDYAGAAVGTAFGELFALVKDVVKTIAAFRGQLKKIEGTLSTIHPIINDIDEYNKRLDRPKEMGQIKKLLDEGKELVNGCLRIHPLNLCKKYTQSNKLTEFEAAVRGEFQIYMPLLATRNTAEILVQMEKMRRELKLIRSGQASDVRGLGALGNLTIPEAPDFIVGSEVEASLRKLKGQLLQEGVSVIVVTAPGGCGKTTLLMKLCHDVDIEGKFKDNIMFVRVSKKPNLPDIVQKMIQHKGFSVPMIETEDAAVQYLQQLLIEIGQNPVLLVLDDVWTEWERVLEKFVFKKIKDYKIVVTSRYEFPRYGHVHRLNPLTHGEALELFRRSVTVDDRSIDAPDDALLDEIVKRCKGLPLALTVIAKSLQGKDRPFWEKKLLEWSEGQFRLDSDIDILECLKKSLDDLDGDPSRKERFMDLSSFPEDRKIPATALIDIWVELYKLDFEGVRAITELCELVSRNLATLVVTRRDSSDDDDKYYGSHYAMLHDLLRELAIKECNRGEVEKRERLILELTGNNFPDWWSEQKQQPLNARLASISTDRTFSAPWPNLVMPAAEALVLNFQTNTQTKTYALPEFIGNSHKLKALIVTNYSFFPAELGNFHVIGSNLKRIRLERVTVPLLSMGNLCLHSLQKLSLFMCDISQASTSNGPTISDAMPNLLELEIDYCNDLVTIQDDICQINCLRKLSITNCHNFSTLPEQIGQLVSIEVVRLNSCTNLSRLPNSVGSLKKLISLNISDCMSLSTLPDEIGQLTNLERINMRGCLSLSELPRSIVKLRNLRKVVCDKGKDIMWGPLKKSLNSLKIILSEEKEDNLDWLRD, encoded by the exons TTGGACGAAGGCAAAGAGCTGGTCAACGGGTGCTTGAGGATCCACCCGCTCAATCTGTGCAAGAAGTATACGCAGTCAAACAAGCTGACTGAGTTCGAGGCGGCAGTACGGGGGGAGTTCCAGATTTACATGCCGCTGCTGGCCACGAGGAACACCGCTGAGATACTGGTGCAGATGGAGAAGATGAGGAGAGAACTCAAGTTGATCCGTTCCGGTCAAGCGAGCGATGTGAGGGGGCTTGGGGCTTTGGGCAACCTCACAATCCCTGAGGCACCTGACTTCATTGTCGGGTCGGAAGTGGAGGCATCCCTGAGGAAGCTCAAGGGACAGTTGCTCCAGGAGGGAGTGTCTGTGATTGTTGTGACGGCCCCGGGCGGGTGCGGGAAGACAACTCTTCTTATGAAGTTGTGTCATGACGTGGACATTGAAG GCAAATTCAAAGACAACATCATGTTTGTCCGTGTCTCGAAGAAGCCCAACCTGCCAGACATTGTCCAGAAAATGATTCAACATAAGGGTTTTTCTGTACCCATGATTGAAACAGAAGATGCTGCAGTTCAGTACTTGCAGCAGCTGCTCATCGAAATAGGACAAAATCCAGTGTTGCTTGTGCTGGACGATGTCTGGACTGAATGGGAAAGAGTCCTTGAGAAATTTGTCTTCAAGAAGATCAAAGATTACAAGATTGTGGTGACATCAAGATACGAGTTTCCTCGTTATGGTCATGTGCATCGACTGAACCCATTGACTCATGGCGAAGCTCtggaacttttccgtcgatctgTAACTGTCGATGATAGAAGCATAGATGCACCTGATGATGCACTCTTGGATGAG ATAGTGAAACGCTGTAAGGGATTGCCATTGGCTCTTACAGTCATTGCCAAGTCTCTCCAAGGAAAGGATCGTCCATTCTGGGAAAAAAAGCTTCTTGAATGGTCCGAAGGTCAATTCCGCTTGGATTCGGACATCGACATTTTAGAATGCCTCAAAAAGAGCTTGGATGACTTGGATGGTGACCCTTCAAGGAAGGAACGTTTCATGGACCTCAGCTCTTTTCCAGAGGATCGCAAGATCCCCGCCACTGCTCTTATCGATATCTGGGTGGAATTGTACAAGCTGGATTTCGAAGGCGTGCGCGCCATTACTGAGCTCTGCGAACTCGTTTCGAGGAACCTAGCTACTCTCGTAGTCACCAG GAGAGATTCAAGTGACGATGACGACAAATATTACGGCAGCCACTATGCTATGCTGCATGATCTGCTCAGAGAGCTGGCTATCAAGGAGTGCAACCGGGGCGAAGTAGAGAAGAGAGAGCGACTCATTCTGGAGTTGACTGGAAATAATTTTCCGGATTGGTGGAGCGAGCAAAAGCAACAACCCCTCAATGCTCGTCTAGCATCCATCTCCACAG ACCGAACATTCTCAGCACCCTGGCCAAATCTCGTAATGCCTGCAGCCGAGGCTCTTGTCTTGAACTTCCAGACCAACACACAAACTAAAACTTACGCATTGCCTGAATTCATTGGGAATTCCCACAAGCTCAAGGCCTTGATAGTAACAAACTACAGTTTCTTTCCCGCTGAGCTGGGCAATTTCCATGTCATTGGGTCCAATTTAAAGAGGATCAGGCTCGAGCGCGTCACGGTTCCTTTACTAAGCATGGGAAACCTATGCTTGCACAGCCTGCAAAAGCTATCCCTTTTCATGTGTGACATCAGTCAGGCTTCGACGTCGAACGGTCCCACGATCTCCGATGCGATGCCGAATTTATTGGAGCTGGAGATCGACTATTGCAACGATCTTGTGACAATACAGGACGATATCTGTCAGATAAATTGTTTGAGGAAGCTTAGCATCACAAACTGCCATAATTTCTCCACTCTCCCCGAACAAATCGGGCAATTGGTGTCCATCGAAGTGGTGAGGCTTAATTCCTGCACAAACTTGTCGCGGTTACCGAACTCGGTTGGAAGCCTAAAAAAGTTGATATCTCTCAATATATCTGATTGCATGAGCCTGAGCACCTTGCCTGATGAAATTGGTCAACTGACTAATCTCGAGAGGATTAACATGAGAGGATGTCTGAGCTTGTCTGAATTGCCAAGATCGATCGTGAAGCTGAGAAACTTGAGGAAGGTGGTTTGTGACAAAGGAAAAGACATCATGTGGGGGCCTCTCAAGAAGAGTCTCAATAGCTTGAAGATAATATTGTCTGAAGAAAAAGAGGATAACTTAGATTGGCTCCGTGATTGA